One genomic region from Metallosphaera tengchongensis encodes:
- a CDS encoding PadR family transcriptional regulator: MNWVHGHHGFRSRHRRGLRFLILTSLREGPKNGVEIMRSIEKGMGWVPSPGSLYPMLARMTEEGLIRNRGDGKYELTDEGKEWIDSVIGRLNWVPAGGEDVGEQIEFLVEYLEDLKKSEPEGFEKMRGKLKEVAKRLDELVSK, encoded by the coding sequence ATGAACTGGGTTCACGGACACCACGGGTTCCGCTCAAGGCATAGGAGGGGGCTGAGGTTCCTCATACTGACGTCACTGAGGGAGGGACCAAAGAACGGTGTTGAGATAATGAGGAGCATAGAGAAGGGGATGGGCTGGGTCCCCTCCCCTGGATCCCTATACCCGATGCTGGCGAGGATGACGGAGGAGGGCCTGATAAGGAACAGGGGCGACGGAAAGTACGAGCTGACCGACGAAGGGAAGGAGTGGATAGACTCGGTAATAGGGAGGCTAAACTGGGTACCTGCTGGAGGAGAAGACGTCGGGGAGCAGATTGAGTTCCTAGTGGAATACCTGGAGGACCTGAAGAAGAGCGAACCGGAGGGGTTTGAGAAAATGAGGGGGAAGCTAAAGGAGGTAGCCA